From a region of the Fusobacterium sp. FSA-380-WT-3A genome:
- the selD gene encoding selenide, water dikinase SelD, whose amino-acid sequence MGPEVLSDILKTIPVKEDKNLIVGYEKSDDAAVYKILDDIALIQTLDFFTPMVEDPYIFGQIAAANSLSDVYAMGGKPITAMNIVCFPEKENIKVLEEILRGGAEKIYESGAVLSGGHSIHDNEIKYGLSVTGICSPNKIFKNYGSKEGDILILTKPLGTGIITTASKMKVVKENEIQEAIENMTTLNKYAGEIIAKYPVTACTDITGFGFLGHLYEMASASEKTFVIESQYIPCLSGSKEYAKEFYITGSGQKNRKSLEGKVKFENIPFEMEEILFDPQTSGGLLFSIPVQYVNDVMKELGELKIKSAIVGSVENLKDFIIIVR is encoded by the coding sequence ATAGGACCAGAGGTTCTTTCAGATATATTAAAAACAATTCCAGTAAAGGAAGATAAAAATTTAATAGTTGGATATGAAAAGTCTGATGATGCTGCAGTATATAAGATTTTAGATGACATAGCTCTTATTCAAACTTTAGATTTCTTTACACCAATGGTGGAAGACCCATATATTTTTGGACAAATTGCTGCTGCTAATTCCCTAAGTGATGTGTATGCTATGGGAGGAAAACCTATTACAGCAATGAATATAGTTTGTTTTCCAGAAAAAGAAAATATAAAAGTTTTAGAAGAAATTTTAAGAGGTGGAGCTGAAAAAATTTATGAATCAGGTGCTGTCCTAAGTGGTGGACATTCTATTCATGACAATGAGATAAAATATGGATTATCAGTAACAGGAATCTGTTCCCCTAATAAAATTTTTAAAAATTATGGTTCAAAAGAGGGAGATATATTAATCCTTACTAAACCTTTAGGAACAGGGATAATTACAACTGCTTCAAAGATGAAAGTTGTAAAAGAAAATGAAATTCAAGAAGCCATTGAAAATATGACGACTTTAAATAAATATGCTGGAGAAATAATAGCAAAATATCCTGTTACAGCTTGTACAGATATAACAGGATTTGGATTTTTAGGACATTTATATGAAATGGCTAGTGCTTCAGAAAAAACTTTTGTAATAGAGTCTCAATATATTCCTTGCTTAAGTGGTAGTAAAGAATATGCTAAAGAATTTTATATTACAGGAAGTGGACAAAAAAATAGAAAATCTTTAGAGGGAAAAGTAAAATTTGAAAATATACCTTTTGAAATGGAAGAGATTTTATTTGACCCACAAACATCTGGAGGACTTTTATTTTCAATACCTGTTCAATATGTAAATGATGTTATGAAAGAGTTAGGAGAGCTTAAAATAAAATCTGCAATAGTAGGAAGTGTAGAAAATTTAAAAGATTTTATAATTATTGTAAGATAA
- the selB gene encoding selenocysteine-specific translation elongation factor — protein sequence MSVIIGTAGHIDHGKTTLIKYLTGIDADRLPEEKEKGMTIDIGFSFLEKEGKKIGIVDIPGHEKFIKNMLTGVSGIEYIIFVIACDDGIMPQTVEHFNILKFLEIKNGIIVLTKKDLVTEEKIKELKKSIREIFKNSFMDNLPILETSIDDIKSFEKLKEKIFFDVEKIKNKNLDKNFLMYIDRSFSPKGFGTVVTGSIGEGKINKDEFLYIYPQKTKIKIKNIEQHGERLEYIEKNNRCALNISGIDYKDIRRGDFLYSENNLKSTEIINVYLSLIEGNKIKPNQKIRIYVGTSEIIGKIRVLEELSKNNFLCEIILEKENYFFQNQLGIMRNYSPLVTLGGIKILKVFGKKVRKKTIEYGEYIEELKNTLLGLENKNKEINIDKILNFLLDYHKKNYLEKGIDTKELKKFFSNKIENIQEIIDELTLLEKIKVIQGKISLIDFKIKLTKDDKKIKEEIFSIYKNARFLPYKYEIIEESLIKKGYQLNNIKSIHKYMVEENMLEYLGENRFILSGYFKESMKLLKEYFESEENKEKGITLGEFRQLINTNRDIAILLINKLEKINFLVNRKNIRYIKGE from the coding sequence ATGAGTGTAATTATAGGAACTGCTGGACATATTGACCATGGAAAAACTACACTTATAAAATATTTGACAGGAATAGATGCTGATAGATTACCAGAGGAAAAAGAAAAGGGAATGACAATAGATATTGGTTTTTCTTTTTTAGAAAAAGAAGGTAAAAAAATTGGAATAGTAGATATTCCTGGACATGAGAAATTTATAAAAAATATGCTTACAGGAGTAAGTGGTATCGAGTATATAATCTTTGTTATTGCTTGTGATGACGGGATTATGCCTCAGACTGTGGAACATTTTAATATTTTAAAATTTCTAGAAATTAAAAATGGAATTATAGTTCTAACAAAAAAAGACTTAGTAACAGAAGAGAAAATAAAAGAGTTAAAAAAAAGTATAAGAGAAATTTTTAAAAATTCTTTTATGGATAATTTACCTATATTAGAAACTTCTATAGATGATATAAAATCTTTTGAAAAATTAAAAGAAAAGATATTTTTTGATGTAGAAAAAATAAAAAATAAAAATTTAGATAAAAATTTTTTGATGTATATTGATAGAAGTTTTTCTCCTAAAGGTTTTGGAACTGTTGTTACAGGAAGTATAGGAGAGGGGAAAATAAATAAAGATGAATTTTTATATATTTATCCTCAAAAGACTAAAATAAAAATAAAGAATATAGAGCAACATGGAGAAAGATTAGAATATATTGAAAAAAATAATAGATGTGCATTAAATATTTCGGGGATTGATTATAAGGATATTAGACGGGGAGATTTTTTATATAGTGAAAATAATTTAAAATCTACTGAAATTATAAATGTGTATCTTTCTTTAATTGAGGGAAATAAAATAAAACCTAATCAAAAAATAAGAATTTATGTTGGAACTTCTGAAATTATAGGAAAAATAAGAGTATTGGAAGAATTATCTAAAAATAATTTTTTATGTGAAATAATTTTAGAAAAAGAAAATTATTTTTTCCAAAATCAATTAGGAATAATGAGAAACTATTCTCCACTTGTAACTTTAGGTGGAATAAAAATTTTAAAAGTTTTTGGAAAAAAAGTAAGAAAAAAAACTATAGAATACGGCGAATATATTGAGGAGTTAAAAAATACTTTATTAGGTCTTGAAAATAAAAATAAAGAGATAAATATAGATAAAATTTTAAATTTTTTATTAGATTATCATAAAAAAAATTATTTAGAAAAAGGGATTGATACAAAGGAATTAAAAAAGTTTTTTTCTAATAAAATAGAAAACATACAAGAAATTATAGATGAACTTACATTATTAGAAAAAATAAAAGTAATTCAAGGAAAAATCTCTCTTATAGATTTTAAAATAAAACTTACTAAAGATGACAAAAAAATAAAAGAAGAAATTTTTAGTATATATAAAAATGCTAGATTTTTACCATATAAATATGAGATAATAGAGGAAAGTTTAATAAAAAAAGGTTATCAATTAAATAACATAAAATCCATTCATAAATATATGGTAGAGGAAAATATGTTAGAATATTTAGGTGAGAATAGATTTATTCTTTCTGGATATTTCAAAGAAAGTATGAAACTATTAAAAGAGTATTTTGAAAGTGAAGAAAATAAGGAAAAAGGAATAACTCTAGGAGAATTTAGACAATTAATAAATACAAATAGAGATATTGCAATTCTTCTTATAAATAAACTAGAAAAAATAAATTTTTTGGTAAATAGAAAAAATATAAGATACATAAAAGGAGAATGA
- the selA gene encoding L-seryl-tRNA(Sec) selenium transferase translates to MKRELLRALPKIDYILSEKKLEKYKESVDYYTFLSCIKETIEKYRNLILKDLEDFSGEEDLKNKILIEIIEKLKIEKRKNIEKVFNCTGTIIHTNLGRSVFPKDIGNIVGNILSGYNNLEYDIETGKRGSRYKNLERLICSVVGSEGALVVNNNAAAVVLCLNEFSKDKEVIISRGELVEIGGSFRIPEIIKFAGAKISEVGTTNRTYKEDYEREITEKTGVLLKVHTSNYKIQGFTHETTVEELSEVAKKHNIISIEDIGSGNLIEFSKYGVKNEPTIKRSLECGIDIVTFSGDKLLGGCQAGIIVGKKEYIERLKKNQFLRAIRVDKITIAILEKVFSIYQNEKEAVENIPTLRMITEKIDKVQERANKFSKILKDKNIDNEVIETKATIGGGSMPEEFIESFGILLKSKISPNKLEENFRKNYIPVIGRIEDKKFILDMKTVFEEELEELGEIIHSIYKEMEI, encoded by the coding sequence ATGAAGAGAGAATTATTAAGAGCTTTACCAAAAATTGACTACATCTTAAGTGAAAAAAAATTAGAAAAATATAAGGAAAGTGTAGATTACTACACTTTTTTGTCGTGTATAAAAGAAACTATAGAAAAATATAGAAATCTAATTTTAAAAGATTTAGAAGATTTTTCTGGTGAAGAAGATTTAAAAAATAAAATTTTAATTGAAATAATAGAAAAGTTAAAAATAGAAAAAAGAAAAAATATTGAGAAAGTTTTTAATTGTACAGGAACAATTATTCATACAAATTTAGGAAGAAGTGTTTTTCCAAAAGATATAGGAAATATTGTAGGAAATATTTTATCTGGTTATAACAATCTTGAATATGATATTGAAACTGGAAAAAGAGGAAGTAGATATAAAAATTTAGAAAGATTGATTTGTAGTGTTGTAGGAAGTGAAGGAGCTTTAGTGGTAAATAATAATGCTGCTGCTGTGGTTCTTTGTTTAAATGAATTTTCTAAAGATAAAGAGGTTATAATTTCAAGAGGGGAACTTGTAGAGATAGGAGGAAGTTTTAGAATTCCTGAAATTATAAAATTTGCAGGGGCTAAAATATCAGAAGTAGGAACAACAAATAGAACTTATAAAGAGGATTATGAAAGAGAAATTACAGAGAAAACAGGAGTTTTATTAAAAGTTCATACATCTAATTATAAAATACAAGGATTTACTCATGAAACAACAGTAGAAGAACTTTCTGAAGTGGCAAAAAAACACAATATAATTTCTATTGAAGATATAGGAAGTGGGAATTTAATAGAATTTTCAAAGTATGGTGTAAAAAATGAGCCTACAATTAAAAGAAGTTTAGAGTGTGGAATAGATATAGTTACTTTTAGTGGAGATAAACTTCTTGGAGGTTGCCAAGCTGGAATTATTGTAGGAAAAAAAGAATATATTGAAAGACTTAAGAAAAATCAATTTTTAAGAGCTATAAGAGTTGATAAAATCACTATAGCTATATTAGAAAAAGTATTTTCTATCTACCAAAATGAAAAGGAAGCTGTAGAAAATATCCCAACTTTAAGAATGATTACAGAAAAAATAGATAAAGTACAAGAAAGAGCCAATAAGTTTTCTAAAATTTTAAAAGATAAAAATATTGATAATGAAGTTATAGAAACTAAAGCAACTATTGGTGGTGGAAGTATGCCAGAAGAATTTATTGAAAGTTTTGGAATACTTTTAAAAAGTAAAATTTCTCCAAATAAATTAGAAGAAAATTTTAGAAAAAATTATATTCCTGTAATTGGAAGAATAGAGGATAAAAAATTTATTCTTGATATGAAAACAGTATTTGAAGAAGAGTTAGAAGAGTTAGGAGAAATTATACATTCAATTTATAAAGAAATGGAGATATAA